A window from Macadamia integrifolia cultivar HAES 741 unplaced genomic scaffold, SCU_Mint_v3 scaffold1006, whole genome shotgun sequence encodes these proteins:
- the LOC122062369 gene encoding salicylic acid-binding protein 2-like — MAKSIVVVLVLLQLLAVNGQSQCRFSQNPPCPPTPTGLGHIVLVHGAGQGQWFWYKVVPKLEAVGYNVTTIQLGPSVTQAVESIENVSFWNYSQPLFDLMECIDHKVLLVAHSAGGFDIAVAMERYPTKILAAVFIAAYMPDTTHSMSHVIDQGAKYTTGEWLDTCVVTSGNNTWYFFGDDFLESKLYQMCPPEDIALMHTQKRLGSFFYNEMAEMKLTDEKYGSVDRFYIVTGDDLTISTDYQYVMINNFPVKDHKLIESSGHEIMLSKSSELSAYILDIAIKYSSYFVTDKAAGDATWPSWVEMRAKPYSVLHGAWWF, encoded by the exons ATGGCAAAGTCCATTGTGGTGGTGCTTGTGCTGTTGCAACTCTTGGCTGTCAATGGACAATCTCAATGCAGGTTCAGCCAAAACCCTCCATGTCCTCCAACTCCCACAGGGTTGGGTCATATTGTCCTTGTCCATGGTGCAGGCCAAGGACAATGGTTCTGGTATAAGGTTGTACCCAAATTGGAGGCTGTAGGCTATAACGTGACAACCATCCAACTTGGACCTTCAGTCACCCAGGCTGTGGAGTCCATAGAAAACGTTTCGTTTTGGAATTACTCACAACCATTGTTTGATCTGATGGAGTGCATAGACCACAAGGTTTTGCTTGTGGCTCATAGTGCTGGAGGATTCGATATTGCTGTTGCAATGGAGAGGTACCCCACCAAGATACTTGCAGCTGTCTTTATCGCTGCATACATGCCTGATACCACACATAGCATGTCCCATGTTATCGATCAG gGAGCGAAATATACTACAGGAGAATGGCTAGACACTTGTGTTGTGACTAGTGGGAACAATACTTGGTATTTCTTTGGTGATGACTTCTTGGAATCAAAACTCTATCAAATGTGTCCTCCcgag GATATCGCCCTAATGCATACACAGAAAAGGCTAGGATCGTTCTTTTACAATGAAATGGCTGAAATGAAACTTACAGATGAGAAGTATGGTTCAGTTGATCGATTCTACATTGTAACTGGAGATGATTTAACGATTTCTACCGATTACCAATACGTAATGATCAACAATTTTCCGGTGAAAGATCATAAGCTGATAGAGAGTTCTGGTCATGAGATTATGCTATCAAAGTCCTCAGAGTTATCGGCTTATATCTTAGATATTGCCATTAAATATTCCTCTTATTTTGTGACTGATAAAGCTGCTGGAGATGCAACTTGGCCCAGTTGGGTCGAGATGAGAGCCAAACCATATTCAGTCTTACATGGTGCCTGGTGGTTTTGA